GGATCAAAAGCAGATTGACGACTTTGATTGTTAATAGCAATATCTTTGGTGTAAAGTTCGCGAACACTCAAACGCACAAAACCTTGATGTGTCAAAGGGCCAAATTCTAATCGGGGATGATAGCGATTTTTGGCTGTCACTTCTGGGAGTTCTTCTTTCACTGTACAGCCATGATCTACTAAAACCACATTACCCCGTGCTACGGTAATATTAGTGTAGGGTTTACCGTTAACAATATTGCAAATCCATAAAGGAAAAGGTAAAGCATCTTCTTGATGCCATTGAATTTCGACAATATCCTGATTTAATAATTCATCTCTGCTGAGTTTTACAGAAGTTAAACGTACTGCATGGCGATGTTCAGGATTAGCATCAGCTTGAATACCACTGTCTTTCCCCAGCACTTCTTCAAAAATCAATACATCCCCAGATTGAAGTTTGAGTTGATGATTTTTTAACGTTGTCTGAGTTGTCCCGACCCCTAAATAATAAGGTAAAAATTCCTCTGCATTCCCCCAAGTATAAAACTCAATTTCGTTATGAGCCTCATATAAAGTAATATCGTGCATAGTTTCAAATACTTGCACTTGCTGTTGAATTAAACCTTGATGATTATCTAAAGATAACTGTTCTGTCCTAGTTAAAAATCTCATCCCAGGACGATTTGCTGCGGGTCCGAGTAAAACCTTACCGTCACCTTGAGAACTAACTTGTAAAGTTACCCAAGTCCTGGCATTGCAACCATCGTGCATGAGATAATCAAGTAACCGCGCATGACGGCGAATTGATACCCGTTTGCGGGCTGTACCCAAATAGGCCTCTGTCGCCACAGCATCTTGATAATAACTCAGGCGATCGCCAGCATAAGCCAATAACTCTACCAGCATAACGCCCAAATCCGCCGGATTACGCTCTCTCCACTTCGGCATAGTCACCGTGAGACGGTCTAGCATCAACTGACGAAAACTAGCATAATCCTTCGCCAAATAATCTATAACTGGAGGCGTTTGTTTCGCTGCTGGGGGTAAATCTGGCTGAACTTTTGGGTCAAATTCACTTAATTCATTAACTTGAAAAGAAAATTCAACTTGTGACAACAGAGGATCAAAACCAGGGGGAGGCTGAGATATATCACTTAAACTATTGACCAAATAAAATATATAATTAGATACACTAGGTTCACCCACCTTCACAACCAAAACATTTGCAAAAGTAGATACAGACTCCACAGACAAAGTTTGTAGTCGTTCATTCCCTTGAATCACCACATTTTCCAGATTCAAAGGAACACTTCCCGTAAGTGAGACACCATCATCCTCACCAGGCAAATTATAGATAAAATGGACACTCAGAGTTTGTCTGTCCTTTGAAACCTCCACATAATCAATACCATTAACAACAGGTTGACCATCTGTACCCTTTGTCGTCCGAACCTTTTCCCGTCGTTGTTCAATTCCCGCCTGATTAATCAAACTGTGGTATCGAGTATTCATACACTTCTCAACTCTCTCAAACCCTCTTTCCCCTCTTTCCTTAGTGTCCTTAGTGTCCTTTGTGGTTCGTTTCTCTTAATTCATCTAGAAAACTCCCCTATCTGTCGCTGCTGAGTACGTAAAACCACATACTGAACCTTCACTTGTAGAGTAGATTCCACCGTAGAAATTACCACCCCCTCCACCTCAATCACATCACCCAACCATTGTTCCAAAGCCCCCTTCACAATAAACTCAGTCGCCACACCCAACTCAGCACTATTAGGTGAAAAAATCAGTTGTTGCAGATTACTCCCAAAATCAGGACGATTCACCCGTTCACCAGGATTAGTAAACAGCAACTGTTCAATCATCTGCAAAATATGCTCATTCTCAGTAGCCGAAGCTACACGTCCACGTTGGTCAATGCGAAAAGGATAAGCTATATCCATAATTACATCCCTTTAACACGGGGTTGAGACAAGACAACCGTCAGAGGAGTACCAGTAGGAACACAGACAGCTTGACTATCTAATAACAATACAGGCAAACCCATCACCTTGACACGCAAAGCCCCCACAATCCAGTTGCCTACTATACAAGGGCCAACATTAGCCGGGGGAGGTGGATTAGCACAACCCGCAACCACATAAGGCGGCCCCTGAGTACAGACCGGCACACCCATCACCCGGACACGGGGATTAGGAACCGTGGGTTTAGCTTGTCCACCGTGGGCGCATAAGACTACACTGTTGACATTCAATAAAAATCCTGGCATCAAATCACCTCCAAAGCACCATTATTCACATTCACACTCACAGGTGAAAGCTTCACATTTGCAGCACCATTACTTAATTCAATAGTTCCCGGTGATACCTTAACACTTGCAGGAGTGCTACTCAGTTCAACCCCAGAGGCGGTAATCTTGGCATTAGCAGGAGAATTATTCAACTCAATTCCTGAAGACGTTGTTAACTTCACAGTTGCAGGAGAACAAGTTAAATCAATACTATTATTTGTTAACTGAATTTCAATAGAACTTTCTTTTAACTGAATATCATTTTGGTTAACCGTAATAGTAGAAGAATCACGATTTTTAATTTCAATCATATTAGCTGCTAATTTAATAGTCGTTTCATCCTGATTATTAATTTCTATTCCCTCAGCATTAAAAACCATCTTCAATTTTCGGTCTACAATAGGTTTTTCCACCTCAATAGTCAAACCTTTATTATTTCCCAAATTACTTAAAGTAAAAGTAATTCCCGTAGTTCTAAACACCTGAACTTTAGCAGGATCGTCAACCTTAGCATTTTGAGGAAGTTCATTTTCTCCCCAAAAGCAACCAGTCCAAATGGGATAATCAGGATCACCCCCTTCAAACTCCACCCAGACATTTGTATTTAGAGGAGGAATAGCAAAAAAGCCAATATCCTTACCAGCATAGGGACTACAAGGCATAGCCCAACTTTGCCGACCTTCCCCAAAAATAGCCGGAACACTCACCTGAACCCGACCCAAAAACAAAGGATCTTTATTAGCAGTAACCTTACCCCGATACTTCCCAAAAAATTGTGGCATAACTAATCACTCCTCAAAACTCTCTGCGCCTCTGCGACTCTGCGTGAGAAAACTAAACCTTTAAAACTCGTTTAGTCGTCCCCAAACCCTCACGAATAATAGTAAAACTTTGTTGATATTCTCCCTTTTTCAAAGTATGAGTTACAGATTTCACATAATAAAGACCATCATAAGTTTGACCAACCCCCCGCAAACCCACAACCCCCCGCAACTCCAATAAATCGCCATAGCGGATTGTATTAAGTTTACCTGTCACCTGTAACACCTTATTTGTTGAACTATCAACCATTGCCTGAGCCTTAGACCCAGCTTGCAAAGCTTGCCTTCCAGTTTCCCTGAATTGGGTTTTACGTAGGAGTTTCTGGTTATTTAAAGCAGGTTGTTGTGATAGATTAGTGCGATCGCTTTTCTTAGCCTGTACCGACTGAACTTTATTAGTTTTGCGGTCTTGAACCCGACCAACTACAGTAATAGGAGCTAAAGCATTATTTTGAAAATTAATTGATTCAACGTTAGTATAAGTCCCCATATTCACAGTTAACGCCTTTTGTGGGTTAGTTTTCCGCATCGGCGGCCCCCAATAGGCGGTATTTTTTCCAGAAGCTGGCCCTGGTGTCAAATAAAAGACATAATCAAAACGCTGCGCCAACTTTTGCAGATATTCCAAATCAGTACCTTGTTGTACTGGTATCCGTTCATTAATAGCAGGGCGATCGACTAACGGCGGCTTGATAACCTTGGGTATTAAACCATACTTGGCATAACTAGAAATAATTTGATTGACAATAATTGCTTCATCTTGAGCCGGATGTTCTACGGAT
The Nodularia sp. LEGE 06071 genome window above contains:
- a CDS encoding GPW/gp25 family protein; amino-acid sequence: MDIAYPFRIDQRGRVASATENEHILQMIEQLLFTNPGERVNRPDFGSNLQQLIFSPNSAELGVATEFIVKGALEQWLGDVIEVEGVVISTVESTLQVKVQYVVLRTQQRQIGEFSR
- a CDS encoding phage baseplate assembly protein V — its product is MPQFFGKYRGKVTANKDPLFLGRVQVSVPAIFGEGRQSWAMPCSPYAGKDIGFFAIPPLNTNVWVEFEGGDPDYPIWTGCFWGENELPQNAKVDDPAKVQVFRTTGITFTLSNLGNNKGLTIEVEKPIVDRKLKMVFNAEGIEINNQDETTIKLAANMIEIKNRDSSTITVNQNDIQLKESSIEIQLTNNSIDLTCSPATVKLTTSSGIELNNSPANAKITASGVELSSTPASVKVSPGTIELSNGAANVKLSPVSVNVNNGALEVI
- a CDS encoding baseplate J/gp47 family protein is translated as MNTRYHSLINQAGIEQRREKVRTTKGTDGQPVVNGIDYVEVSKDRQTLSVHFIYNLPGEDDGVSLTGSVPLNLENVVIQGNERLQTLSVESVSTFANVLVVKVGEPSVSNYIFYLVNSLSDISQPPPGFDPLLSQVEFSFQVNELSEFDPKVQPDLPPAAKQTPPVIDYLAKDYASFRQLMLDRLTVTMPKWRERNPADLGVMLVELLAYAGDRLSYYQDAVATEAYLGTARKRVSIRRHARLLDYLMHDGCNARTWVTLQVSSQGDGKVLLGPAANRPGMRFLTRTEQLSLDNHQGLIQQQVQVFETMHDITLYEAHNEIEFYTWGNAEEFLPYYLGVGTTQTTLKNHQLKLQSGDVLIFEEVLGKDSGIQADANPEHRHAVRLTSVKLSRDELLNQDIVEIQWHQEDALPFPLWICNIVNGKPYTNITVARGNVVLVDHGCTVKEELPEVTAKNRYHPRLEFGPLTHQGFVRLSVRELYTKDIAINNQSRQSAFDPTAPARESLLWELGDVRPQIWLAEQDDLNTIYYWQPQRDLLNSDSFAREFVVETEDDERAYLRFGDNILGKKPQPETDFSAIYRIGNGTIGNVGAEAIALLDPQIPDLANLITQVRNPLPATGGIDPEPIEKVRLYAPQAFRNQKRAVTASDYAEVAQLYPGVRKAVATRRWTGNWYTIFITVDRQANLPVDDSFKQKLGAFLERFRLAAQDIAIEAPIFVPLDIILDVQVADDYFANNVQQQLQRFTFSNKISPDGKLGFFHPNNFSFGQPVYLSQVITAAMQIPGVVSVNPQRFQRWGKPPQNEIETGEINFGRLEIGILDNDPSAPQNGRIFFEMSGGF